The Lucilia cuprina isolate Lc7/37 chromosome 5, ASM2204524v1, whole genome shotgun sequence genome includes a window with the following:
- the LOC111683487 gene encoding GPI mannosyltransferase 3 isoform X1, giving the protein MNLLVVFLLLFAVRLASVFVVKTFYVPDEYWQSLEVAHKLTFGYGYLTWEWLQGIRSYVYPLIIAGVYKLLAIFSCDTAQLLILLPRILQATLSAYSDYRFFIWSGKKKWALFLIIVPWFWFYTGSRTLSNTLETSLTTIALSYFPWYGEGVAYLWPAALCCFLRPTAALIWLPLVVYHLRKSKLSWTELIFKRYLIIGSIVAAVCIGIDSYMHGELLITPYEFLKYNIFHNIGSFYGSHPWYWYFTVGLPTVLGINFLPFLFGIMETVRHREVYPVRKYLLITILLSLCALSAIEHKEFRFVSVLLPLCLYITADTLTRWSYKASRLSLWFIAAVIVFGNALPAWYLSTIHQRGPLEVMDRLHDIAKDYRDEQKHPASILFLMPCHSTPYYSHMHQNVTMRFLTCEPNLKQQNNYKDEADQFYDSPVHWLRSHIPSYPRTAKPSHVVLYEPLAQQINEFLVDYKLLHRIANAEVNPNVEPQLVLNEWSRLIKEKQLNVDSFLQHVQTRTGKNILVFQRLRTGEENTFNREEFQSHDEEKLNLAKLAESNENILYGQDEFTTETNMFN; this is encoded by the exons ATGAATCTACTAGTggtatttttgcttttgtttgctGTACGTTTAGCTTCAGTGTTTGTggtgaaaacattttatgtgCCCGATGAATACTGGCAGAGTTTAGAAGTGGCGCATAAATTAACCTTTGG TTATGGATACTTAACCTGGGAATGGCTGCAGGGTATACGCAGTTATGTGTATCCCCTTATTATAGCTGGTGTCTATAAACTATTGGCCATATTTAGTTGTGATACGGCCCAATTATTGATCTTGTTACCACGCATTCTACAAGCCACCTTGTCTGCCTATTCAGATTATCGTTTCTTTATTTGGTCGGGCAAAAAGAAATGGGCTCTATTTCTTATAATAGTGCCCTGGTTCTGGTTCTATACCGGTTCGCGTACTTTGTCCAACACTTTGGAAACCTCATTAACAACAATAGCTTTAAGTTATTTTCCTTGGTATGGAGAGGGTGTTGCTTATTTGTGGCCCGCTGCTTTATGCTGTTTCTTAAGACCAACTGCTGCCCTGATTTGGTTGCCTTTGGTAGTTTATCATTTGCGTAAATCAAAATTATCCTGGACTGAATTAATCTTTAAACGTTACTTGATTATTGG ttcaattgtgGCTGCTGTTTGTATTGGCATTGATTCGTATATGCATGGAGAACTTTTAATAACTCCCtatgagtttttaaaatataatattttccataatataGGCAGTTTCTATGGATCTCATCCTTG GTATTGGTACTTTACTGTTGGTTTACCCACTGTTTTGGGTATAAATTTTTTGCCATTCCTTTTTGGCATCATGGAGACTGTACGCCATCGTGAGGTTTATCCTGTACGCAAGTATTTACTTATAACTATTTTACTTTCTCTTTGTGCCTTGAGTGCAATTGAACATAAAGAATTTAGATTTGTAAGTGTTTTACTGCCTCTATGTTTATACATTACGGCCGATACCTTGACCAGATGGAGTTACAAAGCTTCTAG attATCATTATGGTTTATAGCGGCCGTCATTGTTTTTGGCAATGCCTTACCGGCCTGGTATTTAAGTACCATTCATCAAAGAGGCCCCTTGGAAGTAATGGATAGATTACACGATATAGCTAAGGATTATCGTGATGAACAAAAGCATCCAGctagtatattatttttgatGCCCTGTCATTCGACTCCCTACTATAG TCACATGCATCAAAATGTTACCATGCGCTTTCTTACATGTGAACCAAATCTAAAGCAACAAAACAACTACAAGGACGAAGCTGATCAATTCTACGATTCACCCGTACACTGGTTACGTTCACACATCCCTTCATATCCACGCACAGCGAAACCTTCGCATGTGGTGTTGTATGAACCATTAGCTCAACAAATCAATGAATTCCTGGTGGACTATAAACTCTTGCATAGGATAGCCAATGCGGAGGTAAATCCTAATGTTGAACCCCAATTAGTCCTTAATGAATGGTCCCGCCTCATTAAGGAGAAACAGTTAAATGTTGACTCTTTTTTACAGCATGTACAAACAAGAACTGGTAAAAATATACTAGTTTTTCAACGTTTACGCACGGGTGAAGAGAATACCTTTAATCGTGAAGAATTTCAAAGTCACGATGAAGAGAAATTAAATCTAGCCAAACTAGCTGAATCTAATGAAAATATACTTTATGGCCAAGATGAATTTACCACCGAAACTAATATGTTCAATTGA
- the LOC111683487 gene encoding GPI mannosyltransferase 3 isoform X2, with protein MNLLVVFLLLFAVRLASVFVVKTFYVPDEYWQSLEVAHKLTFGYGYLTWEWLQGIRSYVYPLIIAGVYKLLAIFSCDTAQLLILLPRILQATLSAYSDYRFFIWSGKKKWALFLIIVPWFWFYTGSRTLSNTLETSLTTIALSYFPWYGEGVAYLWPAALCCFLRPTAALIWLPLVVYHLRKSKLSWTELIFKRYLIIGSIVAAVCIGIDSYMHGELLITPYEFLKYNIFHNIGSFYGSHPWYWYFTVGLPTVLGINFLPFLFGIMETVRHREVYPVRKYLLITILLSLCALSAIEHKEFRFVSVLLPLCLYITADTLTRWSYKASRLSLWFIAAVIVFGNALPAWYLSTIHQRGPLEVMDRLHDIAKDYRDEQKHPASILFLMPCHSTPYYSHMHQNVTMRFLTCEPNLKQQNNYKDEADQFYDSPVHWLRSHIPSYPRTAKPSHVVLYEPLAQQINEFLVDYKLLHRIANAEHVQTRTGKNILVFQRLRTGEENTFNREEFQSHDEEKLNLAKLAESNENILYGQDEFTTETNMFN; from the exons ATGAATCTACTAGTggtatttttgcttttgtttgctGTACGTTTAGCTTCAGTGTTTGTggtgaaaacattttatgtgCCCGATGAATACTGGCAGAGTTTAGAAGTGGCGCATAAATTAACCTTTGG TTATGGATACTTAACCTGGGAATGGCTGCAGGGTATACGCAGTTATGTGTATCCCCTTATTATAGCTGGTGTCTATAAACTATTGGCCATATTTAGTTGTGATACGGCCCAATTATTGATCTTGTTACCACGCATTCTACAAGCCACCTTGTCTGCCTATTCAGATTATCGTTTCTTTATTTGGTCGGGCAAAAAGAAATGGGCTCTATTTCTTATAATAGTGCCCTGGTTCTGGTTCTATACCGGTTCGCGTACTTTGTCCAACACTTTGGAAACCTCATTAACAACAATAGCTTTAAGTTATTTTCCTTGGTATGGAGAGGGTGTTGCTTATTTGTGGCCCGCTGCTTTATGCTGTTTCTTAAGACCAACTGCTGCCCTGATTTGGTTGCCTTTGGTAGTTTATCATTTGCGTAAATCAAAATTATCCTGGACTGAATTAATCTTTAAACGTTACTTGATTATTGG ttcaattgtgGCTGCTGTTTGTATTGGCATTGATTCGTATATGCATGGAGAACTTTTAATAACTCCCtatgagtttttaaaatataatattttccataatataGGCAGTTTCTATGGATCTCATCCTTG GTATTGGTACTTTACTGTTGGTTTACCCACTGTTTTGGGTATAAATTTTTTGCCATTCCTTTTTGGCATCATGGAGACTGTACGCCATCGTGAGGTTTATCCTGTACGCAAGTATTTACTTATAACTATTTTACTTTCTCTTTGTGCCTTGAGTGCAATTGAACATAAAGAATTTAGATTTGTAAGTGTTTTACTGCCTCTATGTTTATACATTACGGCCGATACCTTGACCAGATGGAGTTACAAAGCTTCTAG attATCATTATGGTTTATAGCGGCCGTCATTGTTTTTGGCAATGCCTTACCGGCCTGGTATTTAAGTACCATTCATCAAAGAGGCCCCTTGGAAGTAATGGATAGATTACACGATATAGCTAAGGATTATCGTGATGAACAAAAGCATCCAGctagtatattatttttgatGCCCTGTCATTCGACTCCCTACTATAG TCACATGCATCAAAATGTTACCATGCGCTTTCTTACATGTGAACCAAATCTAAAGCAACAAAACAACTACAAGGACGAAGCTGATCAATTCTACGATTCACCCGTACACTGGTTACGTTCACACATCCCTTCATATCCACGCACAGCGAAACCTTCGCATGTGGTGTTGTATGAACCATTAGCTCAACAAATCAATGAATTCCTGGTGGACTATAAACTCTTGCATAGGATAGCCAATGCGGAG CATGTACAAACAAGAACTGGTAAAAATATACTAGTTTTTCAACGTTTACGCACGGGTGAAGAGAATACCTTTAATCGTGAAGAATTTCAAAGTCACGATGAAGAGAAATTAAATCTAGCCAAACTAGCTGAATCTAATGAAAATATACTTTATGGCCAAGATGAATTTACCACCGAAACTAATATGTTCAATTGA
- the LOC111683499 gene encoding transmembrane protein 267, which translates to MHCHLMVYMRIILTTLVSITCLLGDNFVELTQHPMLKALADNATHAAIGALSGIAFAVQFYERTSHFFGWFLIFTCFACSSLIDVDHFIAARSWSLEDATNLMRRPFLHCSTFIFGLLLFYICNACLNYFKWSLFFGVLLCAFITHHTRDAIRRGYWFYPWGHTDKIPYLAYILITIATPYVIGQLHALCRSSVVQQFLGQYIKLNENYHHKDIRGYRYMQV; encoded by the exons ATGCACTGTCATCTTATGGTTTATATGCGCATTATACTCACCACATTGGTGAGCATTACCTGTTTATTGGGTGATAATTTTGTGGAATTAACTCAACATCCGATGTTAAAGGCTTTAGCAGACAATGCTACACATGCTGCGATAGGAGCTCTGTCGGGTATAGCATTTGCTGTGCAATTTTACGAAAGAACAAGTCATTTCTTTGGTTGGTTTCTTATATTTACATGTTTTGCTTGCTCCAGTTTAATTGATGTGGATCATTTTATAGCCGCTAGAAGCTGGAGCTTGGAG GATGCCACAAATCTTATGCGTCGCCCCTTTTTACACTGTTCAAcgtttatttttggtttattgttgttttacatTTGCAACGCCTGTCTGAATTACTTCAAGTGGAGTCTCTTTTTTGGTGTTTTACTTTGTGCCTTCATAACACATCATACACGTGATGCCATTAGACGTGGCTATTGGTTCTATCCCTGGGGTCATACCGATAAAATACCCTATTTAGCTTATATTCTCATAACTATAGCTACTCCGTATGTCATTGGTCAATTACATGCTTTATGCCGCAGTTCTGTGGTTCAGCAATTCCTAGgtcaatatattaaattaaatgaaaattatcatCATAAAGATATCAGGGGTTATAGATATATGCAGGTTTAA
- the LOC111683501 gene encoding probable ubiquitin-conjugating enzyme E2 31 → MNNSKIKKMRIPVELRQLQKSQNEHGISCNTLSSSPDDFTALEAYIPGPKGSPYEEGTFKMSITFGEQYPFRPPTFKFITPVYHPNIDSAGKICLDLLRMPPTGSYNPAITLESILLSIQLLLANPNPDDPLQGDAADLFKSNRDLYNQKAREFVKQHSCLHEDMKVVDSGEVKENDVPSGNQEVKKKKLKLSYK, encoded by the exons atgaataattcaaaaataaagaaaatgcgCATACCAGTTGAATTGAGGCAATTACAAAAATCACAAAATGAACATG GCATAAGTTGCAACACTTTGTCCAGTTCCCCAGATGATTTTACGGCTCTAGAAGCTTATATACCTGGTCCTAAAGGTTCGCCATATGAAGAGGGTACTTTTAAGATGTCCATAACATTCGGTGAACAATATCCCTTTCGACCGCCaacctttaaatttattactccCGTTTATCATCCTAACATAGACAGTG CGGGAAAAATTTGTTTGGATCTTTTACGTATGCCGCCAACTGGGTCCTACAATCCTGCGATTACTTTGGAGTCTATATTGTTGTCGATACAACTTCTATTGGCCAATCCTAATCCGGATGACCCTTTACAAGGTGATGCTGCCGATTTATTTAAATCGAATCGTGATCTTTATAATCAAAAAGCTAGGGAGTTTGTTAAACAACATAGCTGCCTGCATGAAGACATGAAAGTTGTTGATAGCGGGGAAGTTAAGGAAAACGATGTTCCTTCTGGGAATCAagaagtgaaaaagaaaaagCTTAAACTTAGCTACAAATAA
- the LOC111683498 gene encoding ubiquitin-conjugating enzyme E2 C produces the protein MAQNISPEHSGLSGGSQGVKHNDDSVPIKDNHAVSKRLQKELMSLMMTTEKGISAFPDGENIFKWIGTIAGPVNTVYATQKYRLSLEFPNSYPYAPPVVKFLTPCFHPNVDLQGAICLDILKDKWSALYDVRTILLSIQSLLGEPNNDSPLNAQAAMMWADQTEYKKYLDAFYEKHQDT, from the exons atggcacAAAATATAAGTCCTGAACATAGTGGACTCTCAGGCGGTTCTCAGGGTGTTAAGCATAATGATGATTCAGTACCTATAAAGGATAATCATGCTGTTAGTAAAAG ACTGCAAAAAGAACTGATGAGTTTAATGATGACCACCGAAAAGGGCATATCGGCCTTTCCCGATGGTGAGAATATCTTCAAGTGGATTGGCACCATAGCCGGACCTGTGAATACAGTCTACGCTACACAAAAATATCGTTTATCATTGGAATTTCCCAATTCGTATCCGTATGCACCGCCAGTAGTAAAATTTCTAACACCCTGCTTTCATCCTAATGTGGACTTACAAGGTGCCATTTGTTTAGACATATTAAAGGACAAATGGTCTGCTTTGTATGATGTACGCACCATCCTCTTGTCCATACAGTCTCTATTGGGTGAGCCCAACAACGACAGTCCCTTGAACGCGCAGGCAGCGATGATGTGGGCCGATCAGACGGAGTACAAAAAATACCTTGATGCATTCTATGAAAAACATCAAgatacataa